One Primulina huaijiensis isolate GDHJ02 chromosome 8, ASM1229523v2, whole genome shotgun sequence genomic region harbors:
- the LOC140982881 gene encoding uncharacterized protein — protein sequence MFFMFLENTEIEDQVDLDDNYTEEDEEHMEDEGTGEGGEENGEELQDTTSDDGRKDPSPFHSLGNDLSDNSIKPEEDVENSDQDHENIKHAQLLALPPHGSEIFIGGLSRDVSEDDLMELCEPXLL from the exons atgtttttcatgttcttAG AGAACACTGAAATTGAGGACCAGGTTGATCTTGATGATAACTATACTGAAGAGGATGAAGAACACATGGAAGATGAAGGAACTGGTGAAGGTGGTGAAGAAAATGGTGAAGAGCTCCAGGACACTACAAGTGATGATGGTAGGAAGGATCCTTCCCCCTTCCATTCACTGGGGAATGATCTAAGTGATAATAGCATCAAGCCTGAGGAAGATGTAGAAAACTCTGATCAAGATCACGAGAATATAAAGCATGCGCAACTTCTTGCTCTTCCTCCGCACGGTTCTGAAATTTTCATAGGAGGACTTTCTCGTGATGTTTCTGAAGATGACTTAATGGAACTTTGCGAACCANTtttgttgtaa